The segment TGGGCGTGCTGGGGCACGAGGGTAGCACCGTGCTGGCCATGCTCAACGGGCTGCGGATGCTGGCCGTGCGGCCGGCGAGGCACAGCGCGGCGGCGCCGGCGGAAGTCAGCGGGAGGACGGGCTCTTGACCCCCTTCCGAACGCCAACCTAAGATCAAAATAGGATCTATTTAGAGTTGCAACTATTTTATCGGGAATCGCAGAATTTCGCGGCCTTCGATGCCAGGACGGGATCCAGCGGCCCGCGGGGCCGCAGCGGCCGGCGAAAGGTTGTGAGCGCGATGGCCCTGGCCATGGACGAATTCCGGCGACTTCTGGCAGATCGCGGGTACCGGGTGACGGCCCAGCGCCTGGCCATCTACGAGCTGCTGCAGGAGAACGCGCGCCGTTCCCACCACCCCAGCGCCGAAGAGCTGTACCAGCAGGCCCGGGAGCGCTTCCCCATGATCAGCCCGGCCACGGTGTACAACACCCTGGAACTTCTGGTCGAACTCGGCCTTGCCAGCCAGCTGGGCTTCCCGGGGGATGTGCAGCGCTACGACGGCAACCCCCACGCCCACGCCAACGTGCAGTGCATCGACTGCAAGGCCATCTTCGACGTCGATGCCGGCGCCCTGGAGGGCATCGGCCAGCGGGTGGCGGAGCGCTCGGAGTTCGTCATCCTGGGACAGCGCTTCGAGTTCTACGGGATCTGCCCCCGGTGCCAGGAGCGGCGGGCTCGCGACGGCCTGCCCGCGACGGGGGACGCGGCCACCGCGGGCGGTGGGGAGACGGCCGGCCCCCAGCAGTCCGGCAACCCTGATGCGGTGCTGCCCAAAGAAGCCTGACCGGCAGCCGGCCGGACCGGACAGGAGGAGCCCCAGTGGCCTACCAGTCCCGCCTACAGCACCCCCGGGTCGATCGACTCTTCGAGGCCATCCTGTCCCTGGAGAATCTGGAGGAATGCTACCGCTTCTTTGAGGATCTCTGTACCGTGGGGGAGATCCAGTCCCTCGCCCTGCGCTTCGAGGTGGCGCAGCGCCTGGCCCGCGGCCAGACCTACGAGCAGATCCAGCGGGAGACGGGGATGAGCTCGGCCACCATCAGCCGCATCAACCGCTTCCTGCATTACGGTGCCGACGGCTACCGCCTGGTGCTGGAGCGGCTGGCCCAGCGGCAGCGCGGGGGTGCAGAGCCCGCCGGCCACCCGCGGGTGGAAAGCGCGCCCCCCCCTGGCGCCACGGCCCCCGACCGCGGCACCTCGTCCCCGCCGGACGCCGGCGGCGGGGAACGAAGCGGCACCCCGTGAGGGCGTGCACTTCCTGCTGAGCCCCCGCGGCCCTACGTTGCTGCTGCGGCCCCACGTTGTTGCAGCGCCCGGCGGGGGCGTTTCAGAGCCGCTTGCCGGGGCCGGGTTCCA is part of the Thermaerobacter subterraneus DSM 13965 genome and harbors:
- a CDS encoding Fur family transcriptional regulator; the encoded protein is MALAMDEFRRLLADRGYRVTAQRLAIYELLQENARRSHHPSAEELYQQARERFPMISPATVYNTLELLVELGLASQLGFPGDVQRYDGNPHAHANVQCIDCKAIFDVDAGALEGIGQRVAERSEFVILGQRFEFYGICPRCQERRARDGLPATGDAATAGGGETAGPQQSGNPDAVLPKEA
- a CDS encoding YerC/YecD family TrpR-related protein, with the protein product MAYQSRLQHPRVDRLFEAILSLENLEECYRFFEDLCTVGEIQSLALRFEVAQRLARGQTYEQIQRETGMSSATISRINRFLHYGADGYRLVLERLAQRQRGGAEPAGHPRVESAPPPGATAPDRGTSSPPDAGGGERSGTP